One stretch of Brevibacillus laterosporus DNA includes these proteins:
- a CDS encoding chemotaxis protein, which translates to MQDDRLYDEKELEKSWLLSYSDLITLLFIIVIIVAAMYTAQVKQQQQELQQKATQTTEKAEIAKAEQAVAEMKKKTLEAEIRELSAKRDVVAIGAGQQPEQDVDSNMQVVKEKVGEALQEFHIPFAEESDGVMIRLPENLLFASGSAELAPDGLKIVDKLADVLQKFPHQVRIEGHTDDTPITRSQYVANWDLSLTRAKAVMQEFVQERGLSPSRFTVAGYGETKPLVANTSEKNRAQNRRVEITVLSEQTE; encoded by the coding sequence ATGCAGGATGATCGTCTGTATGATGAAAAGGAGCTTGAGAAGAGTTGGCTATTAAGCTATAGCGATTTAATTACCTTGTTGTTTATTATCGTCATAATCGTTGCAGCTATGTACACAGCTCAGGTCAAACAACAACAACAAGAGCTACAGCAAAAGGCAACTCAAACCACGGAAAAAGCTGAGATAGCAAAAGCCGAGCAAGCCGTAGCAGAAATGAAAAAGAAAACGTTGGAAGCAGAAATTCGTGAGTTGTCTGCAAAACGAGATGTAGTAGCTATCGGTGCTGGGCAGCAACCTGAACAAGATGTGGATAGTAATATGCAGGTGGTGAAGGAAAAAGTAGGGGAAGCCTTGCAAGAGTTCCATATCCCTTTTGCAGAAGAGAGCGATGGGGTGATGATACGTTTGCCGGAAAATTTGCTGTTTGCTAGTGGATCAGCTGAGTTAGCTCCAGACGGTTTAAAAATCGTGGACAAGCTGGCTGATGTATTGCAGAAATTTCCTCATCAAGTACGAATCGAGGGACACACAGATGACACCCCAATTACCAGAAGTCAGTATGTAGCAAACTGGGATCTATCTCTGACGCGTGCAAAGGCTGTTATGCAGGAGTTTGTACAAGAACGGGGATTATCCCCATCACGCTTCACTGTCGCAGGTTATGGAGAAACAAAGCCTCTTGTAGCGAATACATCAGAAAAGAATCGTGCTCAAAATCGCCGTGTGGAAATTACTGTATTAAGTGAACAGACAGAATAA
- a CDS encoding chemotaxis protein — protein MNVKTFFSGRNRSLLLVLLVMLILIHTIYLHGSVSQLLHPAAIELVGLSVIISYAIKRKHIKIKHLIRLLVHGRENNIEETIKRFYQYSLVLKEKGYLPLEKELMDEPDSFVQRGALLAIEGVSEEELRMILENECKGEQHRYQQMGGMFRLVALLAPGMGLVGTLLGMTGVLQTLSDFTQTGQSLSTAVVATLYGALLANLLALPCYYRLMDIHDQEMFEKRLYIEGCVGLQRMETPRILFEKLNSFLPADQKLVLLKVPGSMKGIIERQSEYAG, from the coding sequence ATGAATGTAAAAACATTTTTTTCGGGAAGAAATCGTTCGCTGTTACTTGTTCTACTTGTTATGTTGATTTTAATACATACTATTTATTTACATGGAAGTGTAAGTCAATTGCTTCATCCGGCGGCTATTGAATTAGTGGGATTATCTGTTATTATCTCGTACGCCATTAAGCGCAAACATATTAAAATCAAACATTTAATTCGGCTATTGGTTCATGGTAGAGAAAATAACATTGAAGAGACGATCAAGCGTTTCTATCAATACTCGCTTGTTTTAAAAGAGAAAGGCTATCTGCCCTTGGAGAAAGAGTTAATGGACGAGCCAGATTCATTTGTTCAGAGGGGAGCCTTGCTGGCAATTGAAGGTGTATCGGAAGAAGAACTGCGCATGATTTTAGAGAATGAGTGCAAGGGTGAGCAGCATCGCTATCAGCAGATGGGCGGAATGTTTCGACTGGTTGCATTACTAGCACCTGGAATGGGGCTTGTTGGTACATTATTGGGTATGACAGGGGTATTACAAACCTTATCTGATTTTACGCAGACAGGACAAAGTCTGAGCACTGCAGTGGTAGCTACCTTGTACGGGGCCTTGTTAGCTAATTTGTTGGCATTGCCTTGTTATTATCGATTGATGGATATCCATGACCAGGAAATGTTCGAGAAGCGGCTTTATATAGAAGGATGCGTAGGGTTACAACGTATGGAGACTCCGCGAATATTGTTTGAAAAACTAAATTCCTTTTTACCTGCCGACCAAAAGCTAGTGCTCTTAAAAGTGCCAGGTAGCATGAAAGGAATTATTGAAAGGCAGAGCGAGTATGCAGGATGA
- a CDS encoding DegT/DnrJ/EryC1/StrS family aminotransferase — translation MNVRIPIIDLTDEVELLWDEINSAVQEVLRSGHFVLGAEGKAFEEEAAAYLGCKHAIALNSGTDALFIAMRALGIGAGDEVIVPSFTFYATAEAVELVGAKPVFAEINQDTFNVEPADIESKITERTKAIIPVHLYGHAAKIEPMIQIAQKYGLGLIEDTAQAFGGEYCGKKLGTFGHFGCFSFYPTKNLGAYGDAGMLTTDNDELAELARKLRTHGSLIPYQNELTGYNSRLDELQACILRVKLPYVTQWNEARREAAQQYNQMLKDVPGIITPKVAGYAKHVYHQYTIRVEHGQRDDLHRYLQQEGIGAMLYYPTPVHQLPVYQTIQQTTLAITEQMATEALSLPMWPRITLEKQQKVVHAIQSFMAKVV, via the coding sequence ATGAACGTGAGGATACCTATAATTGACTTGACGGATGAAGTGGAATTACTCTGGGATGAGATCAACAGTGCTGTCCAGGAAGTGCTACGTTCGGGCCATTTCGTACTTGGAGCCGAGGGAAAAGCGTTTGAGGAAGAGGCAGCTGCTTATTTGGGCTGCAAACATGCTATTGCGCTAAATTCGGGTACAGATGCCTTATTTATTGCGATGAGGGCCTTGGGGATTGGAGCAGGAGATGAAGTGATTGTTCCCTCTTTTACTTTTTATGCAACGGCTGAAGCGGTGGAACTAGTTGGAGCTAAGCCTGTGTTTGCTGAGATTAATCAAGATACCTTTAACGTAGAGCCAGCCGATATAGAATCGAAAATTACGGAGCGGACCAAAGCGATTATCCCTGTTCATCTATATGGACATGCGGCAAAAATAGAGCCGATGATTCAGATCGCCCAAAAATATGGGTTAGGGCTTATTGAGGACACAGCACAGGCATTTGGTGGAGAGTACTGTGGTAAAAAACTAGGGACCTTTGGACATTTTGGATGTTTTTCTTTTTATCCAACCAAGAATCTAGGAGCATACGGCGATGCAGGTATGTTAACCACTGATAACGACGAACTGGCAGAGCTAGCTCGCAAATTACGCACCCACGGCTCATTGATCCCTTACCAGAATGAACTAACAGGTTACAATTCGCGTTTAGATGAGTTGCAGGCCTGTATTTTGCGTGTAAAGCTGCCTTATGTTACTCAATGGAATGAAGCAAGACGAGAAGCCGCCCAGCAGTACAATCAGATGTTAAAAGACGTACCAGGCATTATTACGCCAAAGGTCGCAGGATATGCCAAACATGTGTACCATCAATACACCATTCGAGTGGAACACGGTCAAAGGGATGATTTGCACCGTTATCTACAGCAAGAAGGGATTGGTGCTATGCTGTACTATCCGACTCCTGTACATCAGCTGCCGGTGTATCAGACAATTCAACAAACCACGTTAGCTATTACGGAGCAGATGGCAACTGAGGCGTTGAGTCTGCCTATGTGGCCACGCATTACCTTAGAGAAGCAACAGAAGGTTGTGCATGCGATTCAGTCCTTCATGGCCAAAGTGGTGTAG
- a CDS encoding acetyltransferase: MNKDTFVCLVRHSLPPSLFCSSCVKDHFFFPKLLRCCTMLLFLTYY, translated from the coding sequence ATGAATAAAGACACTTTCGTTTGTCTGGTGAGACATAGTTTGCCCCCCTCGTTATTTTGCTCATCTTGTGTAAAGGATCACTTTTTCTTTCCCAAATTACTCAGATGTTGCACGATGCTTCTCTTCTTAACGTATTACTAA
- a CDS encoding N-acetyltransferase: protein MSHQTNESVFIHPTAEVSKQACIGAGTKIWNNAQVREQSNIGSQCIISKDVYIDQGVKIGNNVKIQNGVSVYHGVEIDDNVFLGPHMTFTNDLFPRAFTNAWKVVPTKVEMGASIGAHATIVCGTTIGAYSMVGAGSVVIHNVGAHQLVVGNPARMIGLVCYCGERIEHRKPCHACGQSIPEDVLL, encoded by the coding sequence ATGTCTCACCAGACAAACGAAAGTGTCTTTATTCATCCAACAGCTGAAGTGTCTAAGCAAGCCTGTATTGGGGCCGGAACAAAAATCTGGAACAACGCACAGGTTCGGGAGCAAAGTAACATTGGTAGCCAATGTATCATAAGCAAGGATGTTTATATTGATCAAGGAGTAAAAATCGGAAATAACGTCAAAATTCAGAATGGTGTTTCTGTTTATCACGGGGTCGAGATTGACGATAACGTGTTTCTCGGACCCCACATGACATTTACCAATGATTTGTTTCCACGAGCCTTTACTAATGCATGGAAGGTGGTACCGACCAAAGTAGAGATGGGGGCTTCCATAGGGGCACATGCTACCATCGTATGTGGAACGACTATAGGTGCCTATTCCATGGTAGGAGCTGGCTCTGTAGTCATCCACAACGTGGGGGCGCATCAGCTAGTAGTAGGAAACCCTGCTCGGATGATTGGTCTTGTTTGTTATTGTGGTGAGAGGATCGAACACCGAAAGCCTTGTCATGCTTGTGGTCAAAGTATTCCTGAAGATGTACTGCTATAA
- a CDS encoding flagellar protein FliT, which translates to MLNVSAMDVATNILILTEKLIEILKCDEADPNPDEWNSVLAQREEQITQLSKLQALGAKLNEQEKELLKKSHQLDQEILSLMKQQQSHVEEQLQQVNKAKTASKQYAGETTQVAYGAFFDKKK; encoded by the coding sequence ATGCTGAATGTTTCTGCGATGGATGTAGCGACCAATATCCTTATCCTAACTGAAAAATTAATAGAGATTTTGAAATGTGATGAAGCCGATCCTAATCCTGATGAGTGGAATTCCGTCCTTGCGCAAAGAGAAGAACAAATTACACAACTCAGCAAACTGCAAGCACTAGGAGCAAAATTAAATGAACAGGAAAAGGAATTATTGAAAAAGAGCCATCAGCTTGATCAAGAAATCCTTTCCCTGATGAAACAACAGCAGTCTCATGTCGAAGAGCAGTTACAACAGGTAAACAAAGCGAAAACAGCAAGCAAACAGTACGCTGGTGAAACGACTCAGGTTGCCTATGGAGCTTTCTTTGATAAAAAAAAGTAA
- the fliS gene encoding flagellar export chaperone FliS, with protein MNQTAAQIYQQNQVKTASPGDLTLMLYNGGIRFSKEAKMALEKQDVQKAHLSIIKIQDIIRELMVTLDQNVPISEQFMLMYDYMHNRTIEANLKKDGTIIAEVEEFFVQFRDTWKQAMLIAKRQPEGTQS; from the coding sequence ATGAATCAGACGGCTGCACAGATCTATCAACAGAACCAAGTGAAGACTGCCTCGCCAGGGGATTTGACGTTAATGCTGTACAACGGAGGCATCCGTTTTAGTAAAGAAGCCAAGATGGCTTTGGAAAAACAGGATGTTCAAAAAGCTCATCTAAGCATTATTAAGATACAGGATATCATTCGAGAGCTAATGGTCACGTTAGATCAAAATGTACCAATTTCTGAGCAGTTTATGCTGATGTATGACTATATGCATAATCGTACCATCGAAGCTAATTTGAAAAAGGACGGCACCATTATTGCGGAAGTAGAGGAGTTTTTTGTTCAATTCCGTGATACTTGGAAACAGGCGATGTTGATCGCGAAAAGGCAACCGGAAGGAACACAATCGTAA
- a CDS encoding flagellar hook-associated protein — protein sequence MASPIRLSGLSSGIDTETMINKLMKVERSPLEKLYRKRQKEEWVRDSYREQNALLLELNTKIDKLRLTSAFTKQKLSSSDDSKVTADIKGKNSNTQYDVTNVQLAKPGSGVSVKFTMSDEIKDKNTEIKSAFNFTLKGNDGSEEVSIEVKETDTIDSILSKINNESSKTGVKAFYSSTDNSIIFTSQVPPSQENPSQESAIKITVNDSGSNNLNITDGEVKQSVDAGAQTDNFDGAKIFEGIVKQAGKATVNGVEFTLDSKNTLDFDGINFTFKDNITMSDKKVVISASNDTEHVMSAIKDFVETYNKVIDQFNQKMTEKVYRDFHPLLDEEKDAMKEKQIENWEEKAKSGLLKSDSILSNVLTQMRSAFSTPVEGIEPPKNTLASIGIGPKKSDGTGSKFDYMENGKIYLDEEKLKDALLNDQDKVINLFTSGSGISTGSDEFKSQGLAQRIYSQTNAAMKKIADKAGKTGTTSDNSFIARDIRDLNTRIKDWERKLKDKETSLWKKFSAMEQAINKLNAQSSSILSNFGG from the coding sequence ATGGCAAGTCCAATAAGATTATCTGGTTTGAGTTCGGGTATTGATACCGAGACAATGATTAACAAATTGATGAAAGTGGAAAGATCACCGCTTGAGAAATTATATCGTAAACGTCAAAAGGAAGAGTGGGTACGTGACAGCTATCGAGAGCAGAATGCATTGTTATTGGAATTGAATACAAAGATAGATAAATTACGCTTGACTTCTGCCTTTACAAAGCAAAAACTATCTTCTTCCGATGATTCTAAAGTAACAGCTGATATTAAAGGTAAAAACTCTAATACTCAATATGATGTAACGAATGTACAACTGGCGAAACCAGGCTCTGGGGTCTCCGTAAAATTTACGATGAGTGATGAGATTAAAGACAAAAATACGGAAATTAAAAGTGCTTTTAATTTTACATTAAAAGGTAATGATGGATCAGAAGAGGTTAGTATTGAGGTAAAAGAAACAGATACAATTGATTCTATTTTGTCTAAAATTAATAATGAATCAAGCAAAACTGGTGTTAAAGCTTTTTATTCCAGTACTGATAATTCCATCATTTTTACATCTCAAGTGCCTCCAAGTCAGGAAAATCCTTCACAGGAATCAGCAATTAAAATTACTGTTAACGATTCAGGAAGTAATAACCTTAATATTACTGATGGGGAGGTTAAACAAAGTGTTGATGCTGGAGCACAAACTGATAATTTTGATGGGGCAAAAATTTTTGAAGGCATCGTAAAACAGGCCGGAAAGGCAACAGTAAACGGTGTAGAGTTTACTTTAGATTCTAAAAACACCCTTGATTTTGATGGTATCAATTTTACTTTTAAGGATAATATTACCATGAGTGATAAAAAGGTGGTCATATCTGCATCGAATGACACGGAACATGTTATGTCTGCCATCAAAGACTTCGTTGAAACCTACAACAAGGTAATTGATCAATTTAACCAAAAGATGACTGAAAAGGTGTACCGAGATTTCCATCCACTTCTTGATGAAGAAAAAGACGCAATGAAAGAAAAACAAATCGAGAATTGGGAAGAGAAAGCGAAGAGTGGTCTATTAAAGAGTGACAGTATTTTATCTAATGTGCTCACACAGATGCGTAGTGCGTTCTCCACTCCTGTAGAAGGAATAGAACCTCCTAAAAATACACTGGCTAGCATTGGAATTGGTCCGAAGAAGTCAGACGGTACTGGAAGTAAATTTGATTATATGGAAAACGGTAAGATATATCTTGATGAAGAAAAGCTGAAAGACGCATTGCTAAATGATCAGGATAAGGTGATTAATCTCTTTACAAGTGGAAGTGGGATTAGCACGGGATCCGATGAGTTCAAATCCCAAGGTCTTGCTCAACGTATCTATAGTCAGACGAATGCTGCTATGAAAAAGATTGCGGACAAAGCGGGTAAGACAGGTACAACAAGTGATAACAGTTTTATTGCAAGAGATATCCGCGACCTCAACACTCGTATTAAAGATTGGGAGAGGAAACTAAAGGATAAAGAAACTAGTCTTTGGAAGAAGTTCTCCGCAATGGAGCAAGCGATTAATAAGCTAAATGCTCAAAGCTCCAGTATTTTATCAAATTTCGGTGGGTAA
- the flaG gene encoding flagellar protein FlaG, which translates to MEIRQNGNAGSNPQELTKPPSDATIKPMPSKEKDVPQASEHKDAFKKELQDEVAALNKFMQAKETHLKFNLHEKLGEYYVQVIDNKTDEVVREIPSKKMMDTVAQMYELIGIMVDRKM; encoded by the coding sequence GTGGAAATTCGTCAAAATGGAAATGCAGGTTCAAATCCTCAAGAGCTAACCAAGCCACCATCAGATGCTACTATTAAACCGATGCCTTCGAAAGAAAAAGATGTGCCCCAAGCTAGTGAGCATAAGGATGCTTTTAAAAAAGAATTACAAGATGAAGTAGCCGCTTTAAATAAATTTATGCAAGCAAAAGAAACACATTTAAAATTCAATCTACACGAAAAATTAGGCGAGTATTATGTACAGGTTATAGACAACAAGACAGATGAAGTGGTCAGGGAAATCCCATCTAAAAAGATGATGGATACAGTTGCTCAAATGTATGAACTAATTGGTATTATGGTTGATCGAAAAATGTAG
- the csrA gene encoding carbon storage regulator, giving the protein MLVLARKKDESIMIGDQIEIKVIAVEKDFVRIGISAPRDINVHRKEVYVAIQEENQLAVQTKVDWAQLAQWLGTGEKLEDE; this is encoded by the coding sequence ATGTTGGTATTAGCGCGTAAAAAAGATGAGTCCATCATGATTGGCGATCAGATCGAGATTAAAGTGATTGCAGTCGAAAAAGACTTTGTCCGTATCGGCATATCGGCTCCACGCGATATTAACGTTCATCGAAAAGAAGTATATGTAGCCATTCAAGAAGAGAATCAGTTGGCAGTACAAACAAAAGTGGATTGGGCACAATTGGCTCAATGGTTAGGAACAGGAGAAAAACTTGAAGATGAATAA
- a CDS encoding flagellar assembly protein FliW — protein sequence MMYQQEKMGKLYIIEGMIGFTHLHEFQLTQENPEMPFFSLQSLEEQGISFWVIDPFLFFKDYEFDLPLSVKEALEITEESQVVILSVMTVRGKGQITVNLKSPLVINVKNGKAKQFILQGDHYNLRQPLLLQKEKPVTK from the coding sequence ATGATGTATCAACAGGAAAAAATGGGAAAACTTTATATCATAGAGGGTATGATTGGTTTTACGCATTTGCATGAGTTTCAATTAACGCAAGAGAATCCGGAAATGCCCTTTTTCTCTCTTCAATCATTGGAGGAACAGGGTATTAGTTTTTGGGTGATAGATCCATTTCTGTTCTTTAAGGATTATGAATTCGATCTACCCCTTTCAGTAAAAGAAGCCTTGGAGATTACGGAAGAGTCTCAGGTGGTGATTTTGTCTGTCATGACAGTACGAGGAAAAGGCCAAATCACAGTTAATTTGAAATCACCTCTTGTCATTAATGTGAAAAACGGAAAAGCTAAACAATTCATTCTCCAAGGGGACCACTATAATTTACGGCAGCCCCTCCTTTTACAAAAAGAGAAGCCAGTGACAAAGTAG
- the flgK gene encoding flagellar hook-associated protein FlgK, giving the protein MRSTFHLLEVSKRALFAQQAALNVTGHNVANANTIGYTRQRVNLSATTPIPGPGMNADRAPGLLGTGVYATDIQRIREDYIDRQYRTAAINTGYWNDKLKTINNVEDIMNEPSDSSLQKVMDQMWQGWEDLSSDPKSQSNRSVLRERAVAVADTFNHVYNRLTQLQSDLNNEVAIQTESINSIANQIASINKQIGDVTPHGYQPNDLYDQRDVLIDKLSLMTDVNVTPTERGMVNITIGGQPLVTNTTSTEMKAEKNAETGKYEITLGGAEFKPLKGMGTLSAAIVGRDETTADMLQKVNALAVNLAREINEVHKTGYNLDDIKNNTQEGLNFFVIDGGTDNPTSAANIKVNPAILNSLDKIAAAKADETGQINDGNNQNALAIAKIKNKVIPAGNNPTDFPQATSIDDFYRHTIAQLGVDGQEAIRNYKNAETTSDMILMNRESVSGVSPDEEMVNIIKFEKAYSAAARVMTSMDELLDKIINGMGRVGL; this is encoded by the coding sequence ATGAGATCAACCTTCCATCTTCTTGAAGTAAGTAAGCGGGCTCTGTTCGCACAACAAGCCGCTCTAAACGTAACAGGACACAACGTTGCAAATGCAAATACCATTGGCTATACTCGTCAGCGTGTGAATTTGTCGGCTACAACTCCTATACCTGGACCTGGGATGAATGCCGATCGTGCACCTGGCTTGCTTGGAACAGGTGTGTACGCGACCGATATTCAACGTATTCGAGAAGATTACATAGATCGTCAGTATCGGACTGCTGCTATAAATACAGGTTATTGGAACGACAAGCTCAAAACGATTAATAACGTAGAAGATATTATGAATGAACCGTCTGATAGCAGTTTGCAGAAGGTCATGGATCAGATGTGGCAGGGATGGGAAGATTTATCCAGCGATCCAAAGAGCCAATCAAATCGTTCTGTTTTGCGGGAACGTGCGGTAGCGGTAGCTGATACATTTAATCACGTGTACAACCGCCTGACCCAACTACAGTCTGATTTAAACAATGAGGTAGCTATACAAACTGAATCTATTAATTCAATTGCCAATCAAATCGCATCCATTAATAAACAAATTGGTGATGTCACACCGCATGGCTACCAGCCTAATGATTTGTACGACCAACGAGATGTGTTAATTGACAAGCTTTCTTTAATGACAGATGTCAATGTTACGCCAACAGAGCGCGGTATGGTCAACATTACGATTGGTGGACAACCGCTTGTTACCAATACAACATCTACTGAAATGAAAGCAGAAAAAAATGCGGAAACTGGAAAGTATGAAATTACGTTAGGCGGAGCTGAGTTTAAACCACTTAAAGGTATGGGGACGCTGTCAGCAGCGATTGTTGGACGCGATGAAACCACAGCCGATATGCTACAAAAGGTTAATGCTCTCGCTGTCAATTTAGCTCGTGAAATCAACGAAGTTCATAAAACGGGATACAACTTGGATGATATTAAAAATAATACACAAGAAGGTCTTAATTTCTTCGTGATTGACGGGGGAACCGATAATCCAACAAGTGCAGCGAATATAAAAGTAAATCCTGCGATATTAAATAGCTTGGACAAGATTGCAGCAGCTAAAGCGGACGAAACTGGACAAATTAATGACGGAAACAACCAAAATGCATTGGCAATCGCCAAAATTAAAAATAAAGTAATCCCTGCGGGTAACAATCCAACTGATTTCCCGCAAGCTACAAGCATTGATGATTTTTATCGTCACACCATTGCTCAATTAGGGGTAGATGGTCAAGAAGCGATCCGTAATTATAAAAATGCAGAAACGACTTCTGACATGATCTTAATGAACCGTGAGTCTGTCTCAGGTGTATCACCGGACGAAGAAATGGTGAACATCATCAAATTTGAGAAGGCATACAGCGCAGCAGCTCGTGTCATGACCAGTATGGATGAGCTTTTGGACAAGATCATTAATGGCATGGGACGTGTAGGTTTGTAG
- a CDS encoding flagellar protein FlgN: MTNVNELFAVLDNLTKLHQALYTLALEKREVLVKNDMQQLTELVKKEQQLFKAIQQTELLRAEMTSMIFNEKGVAVTNGTLQDVIRLCTDVETKNRLAQYREELLSVIGQLKEENEQNQQLLQHSLDFVNMSLDLFTDRPEEDFIYKNPVNQQIQSSMNRSIFNHKA, translated from the coding sequence ATGACGAATGTAAACGAACTCTTTGCCGTGTTGGATAATTTGACAAAGCTTCATCAAGCGCTATATACACTGGCATTGGAGAAGCGAGAAGTATTGGTGAAAAACGATATGCAACAACTAACTGAACTTGTCAAAAAAGAACAGCAGTTGTTCAAGGCTATTCAGCAAACCGAGCTATTACGCGCAGAAATGACCAGCATGATCTTTAATGAAAAGGGTGTAGCTGTTACGAATGGGACCCTACAAGATGTAATTAGATTGTGTACCGACGTGGAAACGAAAAATCGGTTAGCTCAGTATCGTGAAGAATTACTCAGTGTTATTGGGCAATTGAAGGAAGAAAATGAACAGAACCAGCAACTATTGCAACATTCCCTTGATTTTGTCAACATGAGCCTCGACCTGTTTACAGATCGACCGGAAGAAGACTTTATTTATAAAAATCCAGTGAATCAACAGATACAATCTTCAATGAATCGTTCTATTTTTAACCATAAAGCTTAG
- the flgM gene encoding flagellar biosynthesis anti-sigma factor FlgM: protein MRINETNRTGMIQAYNTANKVQQNSQVKHKWGKDEVSISTEGRELLKLGEEQEMDSARLAKISELKSKVENGTYQVPSDQIAEKFIAFWKKS from the coding sequence ATGCGTATTAATGAAACGAATCGCACAGGAATGATACAAGCCTATAATACGGCTAATAAAGTGCAACAGAATAGCCAAGTAAAGCATAAATGGGGAAAAGATGAAGTTTCGATTTCCACGGAGGGAAGGGAACTTCTGAAGCTAGGGGAAGAACAAGAAATGGATTCAGCCCGTCTCGCTAAAATATCCGAACTAAAAAGCAAGGTAGAAAACGGTACATACCAAGTACCAAGCGATCAGATCGCTGAGAAATTCATTGCTTTTTGGAAAAAATCGTAG
- a CDS encoding flagellar protein: MGLGHLANCPICEVLFVKGIRDVCPACHKEQEKQYELCASFLRKRENRGATMYQLSDGTGVDAKEITRFIREGRISIQSNPNLGYPCESCGEVIQSGTMCLHCSGKLKREITQQMDVDRRLTDEDRKRNQVYKFKKE, encoded by the coding sequence ATGGGATTAGGACATTTAGCAAACTGTCCAATTTGTGAAGTGCTTTTTGTGAAAGGAATAAGAGATGTATGTCCCGCATGCCATAAAGAACAAGAAAAACAATACGAGCTATGCGCTAGTTTTCTTCGTAAAAGGGAGAATCGCGGTGCTACGATGTATCAGTTGAGCGATGGAACAGGTGTCGATGCGAAAGAGATTACCCGATTCATTCGTGAGGGACGGATTTCGATTCAAAGTAACCCGAACCTTGGATATCCATGTGAAAGCTGTGGGGAAGTCATTCAATCGGGAACTATGTGTTTACATTGCTCAGGTAAGTTAAAACGGGAAATTACACAACAAATGGACGTAGATCGTCGTCTTACAGATGAAGATCGAAAACGAAATCAGGTCTATAAGTTCAAAAAAGAATAG
- the map gene encoding type I methionyl aminopeptidase → MIVIKTKEEIELMRQAGIILASIHQKIATMIQPGVTTWEIDQFVERYLKEHGAKPEQKGYHGYPYATCASVNEVICHGFPSKNELKDGDIVTIDMVVNLNGWLADSAWSYGVGQISEEADRLLTTTKESLYLGIEQAVVGNRIGDISHAIQKFAEERGFSVVRDFTGHGIGQSMHEDPYVPHYGPAGKGVRLKEGMVLTIEPMLNVGTYHAVVDEEDGWTARTRDGKLSAQYEHTLAITADGPQILTQL, encoded by the coding sequence ATGATCGTCATTAAAACCAAAGAAGAAATCGAACTCATGCGTCAGGCGGGCATCATTTTGGCCAGTATCCACCAAAAGATTGCCACCATGATTCAACCAGGCGTAACGACCTGGGAAATCGATCAATTCGTAGAACGCTATCTGAAAGAACATGGTGCAAAACCGGAGCAAAAAGGTTACCATGGCTATCCCTATGCCACATGTGCATCCGTTAATGAAGTCATTTGCCACGGATTCCCTTCTAAAAATGAATTAAAAGATGGTGATATCGTGACGATTGACATGGTCGTTAATCTTAATGGATGGTTGGCTGATTCCGCTTGGTCATACGGGGTAGGACAAATTTCTGAAGAAGCCGATCGTCTGTTAACCACTACCAAGGAATCTCTATATCTAGGTATTGAGCAAGCAGTTGTTGGCAACCGAATCGGCGATATCTCCCATGCCATTCAAAAATTTGCCGAAGAACGCGGGTTCTCTGTCGTCCGTGATTTTACTGGCCACGGAATTGGTCAGAGCATGCATGAAGATCCATACGTTCCGCACTATGGGCCTGCTGGTAAGGGAGTGCGTTTAAAGGAAGGCATGGTTCTCACCATTGAACCCATGCTAAATGTGGGAACTTATCATGCAGTCGTAGATGAAGAAGATGGTTGGACAGCACGTACACGCGATGGTAAATTATCAGCTCAGTACGAGCACACTCTTGCCATCACAGCAGATGGGCCACAAATCCTAACTCAATTATAA